Genomic window (Bacillus vallismortis):
TATCATACATATTCCGGGAATCACAGATCAAAAGCCGGAAATCATCCCTGATGCCGGAGGGCAGGTCGACGTCAAGCCGACACTGATGCATCTGCTCGGCATTGAGACAAAAGGCGATATCCAATTTGGCAATGATTTGCTGTCAAACGACCGCACTCCATTCACCGTGCTGCGAAACGGCAGTTTTATTACGAACGACTATGTATACACGAAAAACACGTGCTACAGCCAAAAAACAGGGGACGTGCTGGAAGATCAGGATGCGTGCCTCCCATATAAAGAAAAAGCAACCGAAGAGCTGTCTCTCTCTGATAAAATTTTAAACGGAGACCTGCTCAGGTTTACTCAATAAAAAAATCCCTCTTTGAGGGATTTTTTACGTTTCCAACATCACTTTGCCGGTGAGTTTTGTTTGATAGCCGTTCAAATGAGACAGATTCGCCTTGTATTCCTCAGCATTCAAGATGTCCTTCACGGCCTTCAGCAGCTGCTCATGTTTTTTCAAAACGACGATATCATATTGTTCGTCGATGAGCGGGATAAAATCAACACTGCCCATATGTGCCGCGTGCTGCGCCCCGATTCCCGCGTCAGCCTGTCCGCTTGAGACTTGTGAAGCGACAGCGTAATGATCGGTCACGATATCGCCGTATCCTTTTACATCAGCCGGTTTCACACCGAGCAAGCCAAGCTGTTCATCAAGCAGCACTCTTGCGCCAGAACCCTTTTCTCTGTTGATGATCCGGATATCTGCCCTTCTTAAGTCATCCCAGCCTTGAATGTTTTTCGGATTCCCTTTTTGAACATACAGTCCGGCTTTGCGGAGAACGACATTGATCAGACAAAACGGTTCACCTGACAAAATCCGTTTTACATAAGGCGCATTATACTGGCTGGTTTCCGC
Coding sequences:
- a CDS encoding substrate-binding domain-containing protein, producing MNETSSYTIEEVAGLLKVSKLTVYDLIKKGVLPAYRVGRQMRVDEEDLKQYKMNMRMSQPISAAEEPNQMQEAEPDCRKNVMISGQDISMDLLSKHLENVIQETPLRKYKGSLNSLIDMYQGKCDIVSLHLYDAETSQYNAPYVKRILSGEPFCLINVVLRKAGLYVQKGNPKNIQGWDDLRRADIRIINREKGSGARVLLDEQLGLLGVKPADVKGYGDIVTDHYAVASQVSSGQADAGIGAQHAAHMGSVDFIPLIDEQYDIVVLKKHEQLLKAVKDILNAEEYKANLSHLNGYQTKLTGKVMLET